In a genomic window of Sulfurimonas denitrificans DSM 1251:
- a CDS encoding cobalamin receptor, whose translation MKIFTLLSLIFSIVFASESNLDDLLSKYRKANELHNQTKDESAGHVSVFSRSDLDKMQAYTLNDVLKTIKLFTLKNTNFGFTSLVKTPYSENSMSSIKIYINSYELASVTSGSGLAQFGKMGLNHIDHIEIYQASNAIAFHGEAGNMVIKLYTKNPSRENATVAQAAADSKGGARGQVIDAQSFGEYSYLANADVSSNKYDKKQSPNGSIFSRDGDRGQFYFNFAKRDDYTIEAGVAVESYDLYSGFGNKINDGDIKSKYSYLNFTKQLPQNIELIFSTTYETIEIENSDFSGIKLFDGSLSKNMQVENGSYVYDFILQKRDTYKDNRFFYGVQVKQKTFFLDKLKSNGVEKSVILGPKNLDIYMLFFEDTYSINESNKIIFGAKLDYFKNHTTPSDIQNIMRLAYISNLTNELSFKTFIQNMYVYPQIAQTTFSPIYDANPNLKPSKSHVMKAELEYEKDDITITLSGGKAKAKDGIVFNRTLNMFVNNDGNSNFSQVSLNAEYRFSTENKIIAEYFKAFKENANLSPDSGVLLQLYTTFGKFDIYNELVYRSSYTGIDNVYIAEGYDYTAGAIYHYNKKINIKLKGENIFDKAIQSSIKGTTLPSLERRAILTMEYIF comes from the coding sequence TTGAAAATTTTTACTCTTTTATCTCTAATCTTCTCTATTGTTTTTGCTAGTGAGAGCAACCTTGATGACCTTTTATCAAAGTATCGCAAAGCAAATGAACTTCATAATCAAACAAAAGATGAGAGTGCGGGGCATGTTAGTGTATTTTCTCGCTCTGATTTAGATAAAATGCAGGCATACACTCTTAATGATGTTCTAAAAACTATTAAGCTATTTACTTTAAAAAACACAAATTTTGGATTTACCTCTTTAGTTAAAACGCCCTATTCAGAAAACTCTATGTCCTCTATAAAAATTTATATAAACTCTTATGAATTAGCCTCTGTTACTTCTGGTTCTGGATTGGCACAGTTTGGTAAAATGGGACTTAACCATATAGATCACATTGAGATATACCAAGCTTCTAATGCTATAGCTTTTCATGGTGAAGCAGGAAATATGGTTATAAAGCTCTACACGAAAAATCCATCACGTGAAAATGCAACAGTAGCGCAAGCTGCTGCGGACTCAAAAGGTGGAGCTAGAGGACAGGTTATAGATGCTCAAAGTTTTGGTGAGTACTCTTATCTTGCAAATGCTGATGTCAGCAGCAATAAGTACGATAAGAAGCAAAGCCCAAATGGAAGCATTTTCTCAAGAGATGGAGATAGAGGACAGTTCTATTTTAATTTTGCAAAAAGAGATGATTACACTATTGAAGCTGGGGTTGCAGTTGAGAGTTATGACCTTTATAGCGGATTTGGCAACAAAATAAATGATGGCGATATAAAATCAAAATATAGCTATCTAAATTTTACAAAACAGCTCCCACAAAATATAGAGCTTATCTTCAGCACAACTTACGAAACAATAGAGATTGAAAACTCAGATTTTTCTGGGATAAAACTCTTTGATGGCAGTTTGAGTAAGAATATGCAAGTAGAAAATGGTTCGTATGTATATGATTTTATACTACAAAAAAGAGATACTTATAAAGATAACAGATTCTTTTATGGTGTTCAGGTAAAACAAAAAACTTTTTTCTTAGATAAGCTAAAAAGCAATGGTGTTGAAAAATCAGTTATACTTGGTCCAAAAAATCTTGATATCTACATGTTGTTTTTTGAAGATACTTACAGCATAAATGAGAGCAACAAAATTATATTTGGTGCAAAGCTTGATTATTTTAAAAACCACACTACACCCTCAGATATACAAAACATAATGCGCCTTGCATATATCTCAAACCTAACTAATGAGCTATCTTTTAAAACATTCATTCAAAATATGTATGTTTACCCACAAATAGCACAAACAACGTTCTCTCCCATATATGATGCTAACCCAAACCTAAAGCCTTCAAAATCACATGTAATGAAAGCAGAGCTAGAATATGAGAAAGATGATATAACTATAACTTTAAGCGGAGGAAAAGCAAAAGCCAAAGATGGTATTGTTTTTAATCGCACATTAAACATGTTTGTAAATAATGATGGCAATTCAAACTTTTCACAAGTATCACTAAATGCAGAGTATAGATTTAGCACTGAGAATAAAATCATAGCAGAGTATTTCAAAGCGTTTAAAGAGAATGCAAATCTCTCTCCAGACTCTGGTGTGCTTCTTCAACTCTACACTACTTTTGGCAAGTTTGATATCTATAATGAACTTGTATATAGGTCATCTTACACAGGAATAGATAACGTTTATATAGCTGAGGGTTATGACTACACGGCGGGTGCAATTTATCACTATAACAAAAAAATAAATATAAAACTAAAGGGTGAGAATATTTTTGACAAGGCGATACAAAGCAGCATAAAAGGAACAACTCTTCCCTCTCTTGAGAGAAGAGCAATTTTAACCATGGAGTACATTTTTTAG
- a CDS encoding bifunctional diguanylate cyclase/phosphodiesterase codes for MVKKRELAIFFLLFVLGLFLAYTYNDITKAKETIFETIEKHEIEQISLVLQNIQKDIHTNYQIKDKDDLISVFKEQNNRERYEQILSIMLSSDVKYSYILYKDDTNKFRFLLDASKTDKANFNQKFDIDSKEYEIIYDLKEPQIIKQKNVENLYVTYLYPIISNGVVVGFFNIDFTTDIKMIILESIKPLEAFFTILTIFIFIFMGVTLIQIFHYFMTKKKIFTDPLTGTFNRNYLDEIEHVLNLEKYSVAMLDLDKFKIINDTYGHKTGDYVLSHVSTLFKNSIRESDILVRYGGEEFLLLINKRDKTEPKTNICERIRSNVAKENFSYDGHDIKVTVSIGVHKHPALEKNLQEAIKIADKMLYEAKSSGRNKIVIYDEKLNSLSLSSSSSKHLSFVKEALEEDRVTCYYQPIYNHHTGEIFKYEALVRIIAKDGKVIPPMSFMPHIKLTNMHYKLTQRVLSTVFEKFKDNKSLVSININFSDLINPDIEESIVKALKSNHHLASRVTFEILESDEIENIELFKQKIHLLHSLKAKVSIDDFGSGYSNFKSVIDIEANFLKIDGSLIKNIDVNGKDFKVVKSIVHFAAQSNMQTIAEFVHSKEVYEKLLLLDIDYMQGYYISKPEAHLILKDELFKTVS; via the coding sequence ATGGTAAAAAAAAGAGAGTTAGCAATCTTTTTTCTACTTTTTGTGCTTGGGCTATTTTTAGCATATACATATAATGACATCACTAAAGCAAAAGAGACTATCTTTGAGACAATAGAAAAACATGAGATAGAACAAATCTCTTTAGTTTTACAAAATATACAAAAAGATATCCATACAAACTATCAAATAAAAGATAAAGATGATTTAATCTCTGTTTTTAAAGAACAAAACAATAGAGAAAGATATGAACAAATCCTCTCCATAATGTTATCTTCAGATGTAAAATATTCATACATTCTTTATAAAGATGATACAAATAAATTTAGATTTTTACTCGATGCATCAAAAACCGATAAAGCAAACTTCAACCAAAAATTTGATATTGATTCAAAAGAGTATGAGATTATCTACGACCTCAAAGAGCCTCAAATTATAAAACAGAAAAATGTTGAAAATCTTTATGTAACTTATCTCTACCCAATTATCAGCAATGGCGTTGTTGTTGGATTTTTCAATATAGACTTTACTACAGATATAAAGATGATTATTTTAGAGTCCATAAAACCATTAGAGGCCTTTTTTACAATTCTTACTATTTTTATATTTATATTTATGGGTGTAACACTTATACAAATTTTTCACTACTTTATGACTAAAAAAAAGATTTTTACAGATCCACTTACAGGTACATTTAATAGAAATTATCTCGATGAGATAGAGCATGTATTAAACCTTGAAAAATATAGTGTTGCCATGCTTGATTTGGACAAATTTAAGATAATAAACGATACTTATGGTCATAAAACTGGGGATTATGTCCTCTCACATGTAAGTACTTTATTTAAGAATTCAATTAGAGAGAGCGATATTTTAGTTCGTTATGGCGGTGAAGAGTTTTTACTTCTTATAAACAAAAGAGACAAAACAGAGCCAAAAACAAATATTTGTGAAAGAATAAGAAGCAATGTCGCTAAAGAGAACTTTTCGTATGATGGACATGATATAAAAGTGACTGTATCAATTGGTGTTCACAAACACCCAGCCTTAGAGAAAAATCTCCAAGAGGCGATAAAAATAGCAGACAAAATGCTCTATGAAGCAAAAAGCAGTGGCAGAAACAAAATAGTAATTTACGATGAAAAACTAAACTCTCTCTCCTTATCATCTTCATCATCAAAACATTTGAGTTTTGTAAAAGAGGCACTTGAAGAAGATAGAGTTACATGTTATTATCAACCTATCTATAACCATCATACAGGAGAGATTTTTAAGTATGAAGCCCTTGTAAGAATCATCGCAAAAGATGGAAAAGTTATTCCACCTATGAGTTTTATGCCTCACATAAAACTTACAAATATGCACTATAAGCTTACACAAAGAGTTCTATCTACTGTTTTTGAGAAATTTAAAGATAATAAAAGCCTTGTAAGTATAAATATAAATTTCTCAGATTTAATAAATCCAGATATTGAAGAGAGCATAGTAAAAGCACTAAAATCTAATCACCACTTAGCTTCTAGGGTAACTTTTGAGATACTTGAGAGTGATGAGATTGAAAATATTGAGCTATTTAAACAGAAGATTCATCTTCTTCATTCACTTAAGGCAAAAGTATCTATTGATGATTTTGGAAGTGGTTACTCAAACTTTAAGAGCGTTATTGATATTGAAGCAAATTTCTTAAAGATTGACGGCTCTTTGATTAAGAACATAGATGTAAATGGCAAAGATTTTAAAGTAGTTAAGAGCATTGTTCACTTCGCTGCACAGAGCAATATGCAGACAATTGCAGAGTTTGTACACTCAAAAGAGGTTTATGAGAAGCTTCTGCTCTTAGACATAGACTATATGCAAGGTTACTACATCTCTAAGCCAGAAGCTCATTTAATTTTAAAAGATGAGCTTTTTAAAACAGTTTCTTAA
- the grpE gene encoding nucleotide exchange factor GrpE, with protein MSQEKKEELQSEAQVTKEETPQANEAAAEAEAIVNEFDLLQEELNSLKDKYARVHADFENIKKRLEREKYSAVEYANEKFAKDMIPVMDALHMALSSSSSIIDSAEHLEKLKEGIELTLKQLSTALEKHGITMVSHDAPFDPNIHNAIQSVDSDTVESGQIVQTFQTGYKYKDRPLREAMVVVAN; from the coding sequence ATGTCACAAGAAAAAAAAGAAGAGCTTCAAAGTGAAGCTCAAGTTACAAAAGAGGAGACTCCACAAGCAAACGAAGCTGCTGCGGAAGCAGAAGCAATAGTGAATGAGTTTGATCTTTTGCAAGAGGAGCTGAACTCTCTAAAAGACAAGTACGCAAGAGTACATGCTGATTTTGAAAATATCAAAAAAAGATTAGAGAGAGAAAAATACTCTGCAGTTGAATATGCAAATGAAAAATTTGCAAAAGATATGATTCCTGTTATGGACGCACTGCATATGGCTCTCTCATCTTCATCATCAATTATTGATTCAGCTGAGCATCTTGAGAAATTAAAAGAGGGTATTGAGCTAACTCTTAAACAACTCAGCACCGCTTTGGAAAAACATGGAATAACTATGGTCTCTCATGATGCACCATTTGATCCAAATATTCACAACGCCATACAGAGCGTTGATAGCGACACAGTAGAGAGCGGACAAATCGTTCAAACCTTTCAAACTGGTTATAAGTACAAAGACAGACCTTTGCGTGAAGCAATGGTAGTTGTAGCGAATTAA